A region of Laspinema palackyanum D2c DNA encodes the following proteins:
- the murD gene encoding UDP-N-acetylmuramoyl-L-alanine--D-glutamate ligase, with product MPKAHIIGLGRSGVAAARLLKKQGWDVTLSDRSDNDSLRQQQQLLAADGIDVHLNQSFEPEKSLDWVVVSPGVPWDLPALVKARQMGITTLGEMELAWRNLKACPWVGITGTNGKTTTTALIAAIFQAAGFNAPACGNIGYAATELALKGFDSDPATPQYPDWVIAEISSYQVEASETVAPQIGVWTTFTPDHLSRHGTLENYFNIKASLLERSEQKVLNGDDPYLRKSLSDRWPNACWTSIKGKSELLGNPDKGVYIEDGWAVAMGEAVLPIDALKMPGEHNLTNLLMAVGVARLAGIDKAAIADAVANFPGVAHRLELIRTWHGIDFINDSKATNYDAAQVGLASVAAPVILIAGGEAKEGDDTGWLQTIEAKVAQVLLIGDAADAFAKRLEQVGNERYEIVYGMERAVIRGAELAEELEAQVVLLSPACASFDQYQNFEQRGDHFRQLCLEMLPE from the coding sequence ATGCCAAAGGCTCATATCATTGGACTAGGACGGTCAGGGGTTGCCGCAGCGCGGTTATTAAAAAAGCAAGGATGGGATGTTACTTTGAGCGATCGCTCAGATAATGACTCCTTGCGACAACAACAACAACTGTTGGCTGCTGATGGCATCGATGTACATCTAAATCAGTCCTTTGAACCGGAGAAGTCTTTAGATTGGGTGGTCGTCAGTCCGGGAGTTCCCTGGGATCTTCCCGCCTTGGTGAAGGCGCGGCAAATGGGAATTACCACCCTGGGGGAAATGGAATTAGCTTGGCGCAATCTCAAAGCTTGTCCCTGGGTGGGGATTACGGGAACCAATGGGAAAACGACGACTACCGCTTTAATTGCCGCAATTTTTCAAGCGGCCGGATTTAATGCACCGGCTTGTGGCAATATCGGATATGCAGCGACGGAGTTGGCATTAAAAGGATTTGACTCGGACCCGGCAACCCCCCAGTATCCCGATTGGGTGATTGCGGAAATTAGTAGCTATCAAGTGGAGGCATCAGAAACTGTAGCGCCGCAAATTGGGGTTTGGACAACCTTTACGCCGGATCATTTGAGCCGTCATGGTACGTTAGAAAATTATTTTAATATTAAGGCATCTCTGTTGGAACGCTCTGAGCAAAAAGTTTTAAATGGGGATGACCCTTACTTAAGAAAAAGTTTAAGCGATCGCTGGCCGAATGCCTGCTGGACGAGCATTAAAGGTAAAAGTGAGTTATTAGGGAATCCCGATAAGGGCGTTTATATTGAAGACGGTTGGGCGGTGGCAATGGGCGAGGCAGTCTTGCCCATTGATGCCTTGAAAATGCCGGGGGAACATAACCTGACGAATCTGTTAATGGCCGTGGGTGTGGCGCGATTGGCGGGAATTGATAAAGCGGCGATCGCCGATGCTGTTGCCAACTTCCCCGGTGTTGCTCACCGTTTAGAACTGATTCGCACTTGGCATGGAATTGACTTTATTAATGATAGTAAAGCCACCAACTACGATGCCGCACAAGTGGGATTAGCCTCCGTTGCTGCGCCGGTGATTTTAATTGCTGGCGGTGAAGCGAAAGAAGGGGATGATACGGGTTGGTTGCAAACCATTGAGGCGAAAGTTGCCCAAGTGCTGCTGATTGGCGATGCTGCCGATGCCTTTGCCAAACGCTTAGAACAAGTGGGGAATGAGCGCTATGAAATTGTCTATGGCATGGAACGGGCGGTAATTCGGGGGGCCGAATTAGCAGAAGAACTGGAGGCGCAGGTGGTCCTCCTGTCTCCCGCTTGTGCCAGTTTTGATCAATATCAAAACTTTGAGCAACGCGGGGATCATTTCCGTCAACTCTGTTTAGAAATGCTGCCAGAGTGA
- the glyS gene encoding glycine--tRNA ligase subunit beta, translating into MATFLLEVGTEELPAGFLDSAITQWRSRIPDSLAENFLTNDAVHVYGTPRRLAVVIEGLPVQQGDREEEIKGPPASAAYKDGKPTKAAEGFAKKQGVELDALEIRPTDKGDFVFLRKTITGRLTTDILQELVPQWISKLEGKRLMRWGNGEMRFSRPLRWLVALFDQDILPIQLDNGSESLTSDRISSGHRVLHPQPVEIATASDYVKSLENAFVSVDPDRRQAIIQDQVKAVAAKVGGTAEISPDLLQEVTNLVEWPTAVLGKFDEDFLILPAEVITTVMVSHQRYFPVLKSAETSGKSPELLPYFITISNGDPAKSDLIGLGNERVIRARLADGQFFYKTDRAKSLEAYLPKLEEVTFQEDLGSMRQKVDRLCQVAALITKQLQIQGEQQEEIARATLLCKADLVTQMVYEFPELQGVMGENYARACGESEAVATAIYEHYLPRNAGDKLPETPVGQVVGLADKLDTLVIIFRLGMIPTGSSDPFALRRAANAVINLTWTANLPLNLGELLGRIAALFPPSHPKTSPEWLLQLQEFFLQRIRTLLQEERGIDYDLVNAVLGEEDQEYSQRALEDVLDVRDRALFLQSIRNNGRLDTIYETVNRSARLAKQGDLETSVLDPTQVLKPELFQKSSEQGFYDALIRLMPTTQAARSQRNYQQLVDALAEITPIVSQFFDGEDSVLVMDPDPEIRRNRLNSIGLLRNHARVLADFGPIVKPQ; encoded by the coding sequence ATGGCTACCTTTTTATTAGAAGTCGGTACAGAAGAATTACCCGCAGGGTTTCTCGATAGCGCAATTACCCAATGGCGATCGCGCATTCCTGACTCCCTGGCTGAAAATTTCTTGACAAATGACGCAGTTCATGTATATGGAACCCCTCGCCGGTTAGCGGTGGTGATAGAAGGATTGCCGGTTCAACAAGGCGATCGCGAGGAAGAAATTAAAGGCCCCCCCGCCTCCGCTGCCTATAAAGACGGCAAACCCACCAAAGCGGCAGAAGGATTTGCCAAAAAACAAGGGGTCGAACTCGATGCCTTAGAAATTCGCCCCACGGATAAAGGGGATTTTGTCTTCCTGCGGAAAACCATCACCGGACGTCTCACCACAGACATTCTCCAGGAACTGGTCCCGCAATGGATTAGCAAACTCGAAGGGAAACGCTTAATGCGCTGGGGGAATGGCGAAATGAGGTTTTCTCGCCCCTTGCGCTGGTTGGTGGCATTATTTGACCAGGATATTTTGCCAATTCAACTGGACAACGGGTCCGAAAGTCTCACCAGCGATCGCATTTCCTCGGGTCATCGCGTCTTACATCCCCAACCCGTAGAAATTGCCACTGCCTCAGATTACGTCAAATCCCTAGAAAATGCCTTTGTTTCCGTAGATCCAGACCGCCGTCAAGCTATTATTCAAGACCAAGTAAAAGCCGTAGCAGCAAAAGTCGGTGGAACTGCCGAAATTTCCCCAGATTTACTCCAAGAAGTCACCAACTTGGTAGAATGGCCGACCGCAGTTTTAGGTAAATTTGATGAAGACTTCCTCATTTTACCCGCCGAAGTGATTACCACAGTCATGGTCAGCCATCAGCGGTATTTCCCGGTCTTAAAATCCGCCGAAACATCCGGCAAATCCCCCGAACTTCTCCCCTATTTCATCACCATTTCTAACGGTGACCCGGCCAAATCTGACCTCATTGGCCTCGGCAACGAACGGGTGATTCGCGCCCGATTAGCCGATGGTCAATTTTTCTATAAAACCGACCGGGCCAAATCCCTAGAAGCTTACTTACCTAAACTAGAAGAAGTCACCTTCCAGGAAGATTTAGGCTCAATGCGCCAAAAAGTCGATCGCCTCTGTCAGGTTGCCGCTTTGATTACGAAACAATTGCAAATTCAGGGCGAACAACAAGAGGAAATTGCGCGGGCGACTTTACTCTGTAAAGCCGATTTAGTCACCCAAATGGTCTATGAATTCCCGGAACTCCAAGGCGTCATGGGCGAAAACTATGCCCGGGCCTGTGGGGAATCGGAAGCCGTCGCCACTGCCATTTATGAACATTATTTACCCCGAAATGCCGGAGATAAATTACCGGAAACTCCTGTAGGTCAAGTGGTCGGATTAGCCGACAAATTAGATACGTTAGTCATTATTTTTCGCTTGGGGATGATTCCCACAGGTTCCTCCGACCCCTTTGCCTTGCGACGGGCCGCCAATGCAGTAATTAATTTAACTTGGACTGCGAATTTACCCTTGAACTTAGGGGAATTATTAGGGAGGATTGCAGCCTTGTTTCCACCCAGCCATCCGAAAACTTCCCCAGAATGGCTCTTGCAATTACAGGAGTTTTTCTTACAACGAATTCGGACGCTGTTGCAAGAGGAACGGGGGATTGATTATGACTTGGTGAATGCAGTTTTGGGGGAAGAAGACCAGGAATATAGCCAACGCGCTTTAGAGGATGTTTTGGATGTTCGCGATCGGGCTTTATTCCTCCAATCCATTCGTAATAATGGCAGATTAGATACTATCTATGAAACCGTGAATCGGTCTGCAAGATTGGCGAAACAAGGAGATTTAGAGACTTCGGTCCTAGATCCGACTCAAGTGCTGAAACCGGAATTGTTCCAAAAGTCCTCAGAACAAGGGTTTTATGATGCTTTGATCCGGTTAATGCCGACGACTCAAGCGGCGCGATCGCAGCGCAACTATCAGCAGTTGGTGGATGCTTTAGCAGAAATTACCCCAATCGTCAGTCAGTTTTTTGATGGGGAGGACAGCGTACTGGTGATGGATCCGGACCCAGAAATCCGGCGTAACCGCCTCAACTCCATTGGTTTACTGCGAAATCACGCGCGGGTTCTGGCGGATTTCGGCCCGATTGTCAAGCCCCAATAG